Genomic segment of Kibdelosporangium phytohabitans:
TTCCACGTCAAGGACATGGCGGCCAACGGGTCCTTCGAGGACCTCGGGTACGGCACGATCGACTTCCCGCGGATCTTCGCCCGGTATGCCCAGTCCGGGGTCCGCGAGTACGTCGTCGAGCACGACACGCCCCGTGACGCGCTGCTGACCGCCCGGCGCGGCCAGGAGTACCTGGCGACAGTCACCTTCTAGATGGCAAGGTTCCGGATCGTCGTCCTCGTGGGTGTTCTAGTGTTGCGGCATCCACGAGGACGAGGAGGCAGCGTGAAGATCACGACCCTGGACGGCACGGCCACCACGTTGGACGAGCTGACCGGTGGGAAGGTCGCACTGGTGGTGAACGTGGCCTCCCAGTGCGGGTTGACGCCGCAGTACACCGCGCTGGAGCACCTGCATGAGGAGTACGGCCCGCGTGGGTTCACCGTGATCGGTGTGCCGTGCAACCAGTTCGGCGGCCAGGAGCCGGGCACCGTGGAGGAGATCCAGACGTTCTGCTCGACCACGTACGGCGTGACTTTCCCGTTGACTGAGAAACTCGAGGTCAACGGATCGGGCAAGCACCCGCTGTACGCGGAGCTGACCGGGCACGCCGACGAGGACGGCCAGGCCGGGGACGTCCAGTGGAATTTCGAGAAGTTCCTGCTGTCGGCCAAGGGTGACGTGGTCGCCCGGTTCCGGCCCGCGGTCGAGCCCGGCGACGCGAAGGTCCGGTCGGCGATCGAGGCGCAGCTGCCCCGGTGATCCATTTCTCCCAGGCGCGGGTCTACTCCATCCCGATGCGCACCAGGTTCCGCGGGATCACTGTGCGCGAAGGTGTGCTGGTCGAAGGCCCGCTGGGCTGGGGCGAGTTCTGCCCGTTCCCCGAGTACGACGACGCCGAGGCGGCGTCGTGGCTGGCCACAGCGGTGGAACAGTGCACGGTGGGCTGGCCCGAGCCGGTGCGTGACCGGATTGCGGTGAACTGCACTGTTCCCGCTGTCGATCCGGTGAAGGCGCACGCGGTCGTGGCCGGTTCCGGTTGCCGGACAGCGAAAATCAAGGTCGCCGACCACCCCGGTTCGCTCGCCGGGGACGTCGCACGCGTCGAGGCGGTCCGGGATGCGTTGGGACCGGCGGGAAAGATCCGCGTGGACGCCAACGCGGGGTGGGACGTGGACACCGCGGTGACGCACATCCGCGCGCTGGACAAGGCCGCGGGCGGGCTGGAGTACGTCGAGCAGCCGTGCCCGGGTATCGAGGAGCTGGCCTCGGTGCGCCGCAGGGTGAACGTGCCGATCGCGGCGGACGAGTCGATCCGGCGCGCCGAGGACCCGCTGGCGGTCGCGGTCGCGGGTGCCGCGGACATCGCGGTGATCAAGTGCACTCCGTTGGGCGGTGTCCGGCGGGCGCTGCGGGTCGCGGAGGCGGCTGGGCTGCCGTGCGTCGTCTCGTCGGCGCTGGAGACCAGCGTCGGCCTGGCCGCGCAGGTCGCGCTGGCCGCCGCGTTGCCGTCGCTGGACCACGCGTGCGGACTGGGCACGTTGTCGTTGCTGACAGGCGATGTCGTGGACGACTCACTCGTCCCGGTCGACGGGTTCATCGACGTCCGGGCCCCCGGGCCGCCCGTCACGGGCCGGTTCGACGAGACCGATCCCGAGCGGGTGGCGTGGTGGCTGGCCAGGCTCGACCGGGTGGCCCGGTTCATGATCGCCTGATCGGGGCGGGCGCAGTCGGCCGATTGGCGGTACCGTCCTTGCGACCGTAAGGAGGAAGCCGTGACCAAGGTGAGCGTTTCCGCCTCGATGCCAGTCAAACCGGCCAAGGCGTGGGCGACCGCGTCGGACCTGTCCCGGTTCGGTGAGTGGCTCGCGTTGCACGAGGGCTGGCGAGGCGATGTGCCCAGTGAGATCAAGACGGGCACGGTGCTGACGTCGGTGGTGTCGGTGAAGGGCCTGCGCAACCGCATCACCTGGTCTGTCACCTCCTACGACCCGCCCAACGGCATCACGCTCTCCGGTGAGGGCAAGGCGGGTGTGAGGGCGTCGCTGCAGCTGAAGCTGCGACCGGACGGTGACGGCGCGACGGGCGAGCTGGATGTGGAGTTCACCGGGCCGGGGATGTTCGGCCCGATCTCCGCCGCTGTGGGCCGGACGCTCAAGGGCGACTTGCACAAGTCACTGGAGAAGCTGGCCCAGCTGGTCGACTAGAACGCGTCGCGGGATTGTCGCGGGTGCCCGGGCTTCGGGTACCCGCGCCGTCCTGTGCGGCCGGAATGTGCTGACAGCGGCGCGATCGACCTGTGTGGAACGTCGAGTTCGGATCACGCCACCTGGTCGGGCTGGGGCTGCTGCGGGACTTCGGCGGGCGCGGTCGTCGTCGCCGACCGGCGGATCACCAGGAGCAGCCCGGCCGCGCCGATGAGGGCGCCCGCACCGGAGACGATCAGTCCGGCCGGGTTGCCGAAGCCGGTGAGCGTGTCGCCGATGAGCACGGCGGCGGTCGTGCCCGGCAGGCTGCCGAGCACGGTGCCGGCCAGGAACGGCAGCAGCCGCACGGACGACACCCCGCAGCAGTAGTTCATCGGGGTGAACGGCACGAGCGGGATCATCCGCAGTGACGCCACCGCCAGCCACCCGCCGCCGGTGAGCTTCTCGTCGACGGTCCGGACAACGGCCTTGTCCAAGTGGCGAGCCACCAACCCGCGACCGGCCCACCGCGCGAGGGCGAAACCGAGGATCGAGCTCAGCGCGGTCGCGGACATCGCGACGAGCACACCGAGGAGCGGTCCGAGCAACAAGCCCGACGCGAGTGAGAACACCGTGCGCGGGATGGGCACGATCGTGGCGACGACGTACGTCACGAACATCAACAGCGGGGCGGCGGCGCCCGCGCCGAGCGCCCATGCGCGCACGTCGCCCGGGCCCGGTACGGGCAGCACGAACGCGGCGGCTATCAACACCGCGAGCAGACCGACGGCCAGCGCGGTACGAACTCGCGGCATGCCTCCAGTCTAGATGTGCCGCCGCGACCGTCTCAGTTGCCCGAAGGCTGATCGAGTAAACCTCTTATGTTCACGTTTCCAGGAAATGAGATTAAGCGCCTGTTCGGCGGATTGTCACGCACTGTGGCGGTATAGGTCGAAGTTATCGGTAACGAACCGTAGATCAGTGCGATGCGGTGACGCCGAGTGTTGATCAAGGTCGCCGTAACCGGTGCTTGCTCGTTCTAAACGCCCCCAGTCGTGGCATTTTCGGTGATGTGACTGCTGCGTAGCGTCCGCTCCCATAACTGCTTTCGGTTTCAATCACTAGTTTCAAAAGGGACGACACCACTAATGGCGGTATAGCCGATGTTGTTGACAGAGGCACAGTGGGTATGCGTTGGGAGTCGTCGAACGGAGTTTGCTGGAATGCGCGTTCTGGCAACGGGGAAACCGTTCGGGTCCGTGGGAGTTGACGAGAGGGATATCGGTGTTATCCGCATCGGAGGATGGCGGGGGATTAGTGGGAGTCGCGGGCGGCGTTGATTCGGCCGAACTTTCCGCGGTGGTAGCCGCGCCTGCGGGCGCGCGTGGGGTCCAGGGGGCACAGTTCGCGTTGCTGCGCGACGGGCAGACGGTCGCTGTGTCCGTCGGTGAGGCCGAGCACGGCACCGGGCGTCGCGTGACGGCGGACCTGGCCTTCCCGATCGGATCGATCGGCAAGGTGTTCACCGCGGCCGTCACCATGGTCCTGGCCGCGGACGGTGACATCGAGCTGGACGACCCGGTCGGCGAGTACGTGCCGGAGGCCGCGGGCAGGCCGATCGCCGCGGTGACGCCGCGGCAGCTGCTCAGCCACACCGGCGGGCTGGAATCCGGCCCGGACGGCGGGTCGTCGATGCGCGGCCTGGTCGAGCGGACCGGCCTGATCCAGCCGCCCGGCCGCGACTTCTCGTACTCGAACGCCGGCTTCGTGCTGCTCGGCAGGCTGGCCGAGACCGTGACGGGGATGTCGTGGTTCACCTGCGTCGAGTCCATCCTGCTGCGGCCGCTCGGCATCGCGCCCGCGTTCGTGGTCGGGCCGCGCACGGCGAGGGCCGTCGCGACCGGGCACGCGGGCCGCGGCAGGCCGGTCACGCAGAACATCACGCTCGCCGAAGCACCTGCCGGTGCTGTCGCCGGGAGCGCTTCCGACCTGGTCAAGATCGGCCGCATGCTACTCGACGGCGGTGACATCATGCCGCGCGAGCACGCCCTGATGATGCGCGAGCCGGTCGCCGACGCCTTCGGTCTCGCCGACGCGTGGGGCCTCGGTCTCGCCGTGTTCGGCTCGTGGGTGGGCCACGACGGCACGGGCGACGGCACGTGGTGCCAGCTCAGGATCGACCCGGACAGCGGCACCGTCGCGGCGATGACGTGCAATTCCAGTGCCGGCGCGGGGTTGTGGGACGACGTCGTGGACGAGCTGGGCCGCCGGGGTTTGCCCATCCCGAGCGGCTCGCTGACAGCCGTGCCCGACGTCGTCCTGCCACCGCCCGACGGCTGGGCGGGCAGCTACTGGAACGGTGATACCGAATACTCGCTCGCCGATGACCTGGTCTTCGCCGTGGACGGCGAACCGCAGGCGATGATCACTTTTCACGAAGGTTTGACATTCTCGCTACGGGATAACCAATCGGGTCAGCAGCTGTACGCGGGCCGGTGCCTGGTATCGCCGGAAACCGGGAAAATCGACCGCATTCACGTCAACGGCAGGCTCGCGCTGGCCCGCCGGTAATAGATCGCAGACACCGCCGTCGTTCATTGCCCGAACGGGTGGCTGTGGTCATTGAACACACCTGAAAGGTGCCCTGGTCATGTTGTCGAACAATGCTGTCCTTGGTATGGGCGAACGAGTCCGGATTCCGCCGCTGACATTGTCGAAAATGTTCGAGCGGCAGGTCGGGCGCACGCCCGGCTTACCGGCGATCCGGCACGACGACGCGGTGATCAGATACGCCGAACTGGACGAACGGGCGAACCGCCTGGCCCATCTGCTCGTCGCCCGCGGTGCGGGCCCGGAGCGCGTCGTCGCGCTGCTGATGCCCCGGTCAGCCGACATCGTCGTCGCTCAGCTGGCGGTGCTGAAGGCGGGTGCCGCCTTCCTGCCGGTCGACCCGGACTACCCGGCCGAGCGCATCGAGATGATGCTCGCCGACGCCGCTCCCGTGCTCACGCTCACCCGCGCTGACCTGCGCGATCCCGCGATCGACGAGATGCCGTCCTGGTCACCGCGGGTGGCGTCGAGCGTGGACCACCCCGCGTACGTCATCTACACGTCCGGGTCGACGGGCCGCCCGAAAGGTGTCGTGGTCACCCACCGCGGGCTGGCCAGTTTCTCCGCGGCGGAGATCGACCGTTTCTCCGTCAAACCGGGGGACCGCGTGCTGCAGTTCTCCTCG
This window contains:
- a CDS encoding TVP38/TMEM64 family protein, producing the protein MPRVRTALAVGLLAVLIAAAFVLPVPGPGDVRAWALGAGAAAPLLMFVTYVVATIVPIPRTVFSLASGLLLGPLLGVLVAMSATALSSILGFALARWAGRGLVARHLDKAVVRTVDEKLTGGGWLAVASLRMIPLVPFTPMNYCCGVSSVRLLPFLAGTVLGSLPGTTAAVLIGDTLTGFGNPAGLIVSGAGALIGAAGLLLVIRRSATTTAPAEVPQQPQPDQVA
- a CDS encoding SRPBCC family protein, which translates into the protein MTKVSVSASMPVKPAKAWATASDLSRFGEWLALHEGWRGDVPSEIKTGTVLTSVVSVKGLRNRITWSVTSYDPPNGITLSGEGKAGVRASLQLKLRPDGDGATGELDVEFTGPGMFGPISAAVGRTLKGDLHKSLEKLAQLVD
- a CDS encoding glutathione peroxidase, with protein sequence MKITTLDGTATTLDELTGGKVALVVNVASQCGLTPQYTALEHLHEEYGPRGFTVIGVPCNQFGGQEPGTVEEIQTFCSTTYGVTFPLTEKLEVNGSGKHPLYAELTGHADEDGQAGDVQWNFEKFLLSAKGDVVARFRPAVEPGDAKVRSAIEAQLPR
- a CDS encoding o-succinylbenzoate synthase produces the protein MRTRFRGITVREGVLVEGPLGWGEFCPFPEYDDAEAASWLATAVEQCTVGWPEPVRDRIAVNCTVPAVDPVKAHAVVAGSGCRTAKIKVADHPGSLAGDVARVEAVRDALGPAGKIRVDANAGWDVDTAVTHIRALDKAAGGLEYVEQPCPGIEELASVRRRVNVPIAADESIRRAEDPLAVAVAGAADIAVIKCTPLGGVRRALRVAEAAGLPCVVSSALETSVGLAAQVALAAALPSLDHACGLGTLSLLTGDVVDDSLVPVDGFIDVRAPGPPVTGRFDETDPERVAWWLARLDRVARFMIA
- a CDS encoding serine hydrolase domain-containing protein, which encodes MVAAPAGARGVQGAQFALLRDGQTVAVSVGEAEHGTGRRVTADLAFPIGSIGKVFTAAVTMVLAADGDIELDDPVGEYVPEAAGRPIAAVTPRQLLSHTGGLESGPDGGSSMRGLVERTGLIQPPGRDFSYSNAGFVLLGRLAETVTGMSWFTCVESILLRPLGIAPAFVVGPRTARAVATGHAGRGRPVTQNITLAEAPAGAVAGSASDLVKIGRMLLDGGDIMPREHALMMREPVADAFGLADAWGLGLAVFGSWVGHDGTGDGTWCQLRIDPDSGTVAAMTCNSSAGAGLWDDVVDELGRRGLPIPSGSLTAVPDVVLPPPDGWAGSYWNGDTEYSLADDLVFAVDGEPQAMITFHEGLTFSLRDNQSGQQLYAGRCLVSPETGKIDRIHVNGRLALARR